In Sphingomonas sp. FARSPH, the DNA window ATGGTCTTGTGCAAGAAGTGCCGCAGCGTGAAACTACGCCGTTCTACCCTCGCTCACCATACGCAGCCGCCAAACTATATGCCTATTGGATCGTCGTAAACTATCGTGAAGCCTATGGCATGCATGCCTCCAACGGTATCCTGTTCAATCACGAAAGCCCGCTACGCGGCGAAACGTTTGTAACGCGGAAAATTACCCGTGCAGCGGCCGCGATCTCGCTCAATCGTCAAGACAAGTTGTTTCTGGGCAATCTCGACGCCAAGCGCGATTGGGGCCATGCTCGCGAATATGTCCGCGGTATGTGGTTGATGTTGCAGCAGGATAAGGCCGATGACTATGTTCTCGCTACGGGCGAAACCACGCCGGTACGAACGTTCGTCGAATGGGCATTCGAAGACGTTGGCCTGAAGTTACGCTGGGAAGGCACCGGAGCCGATGAAAAAGGCTATTGCAGCGAAACCGGGCGCTGCCTGGTCGAAATCGATCCTCGGTATTTCCGTCCCACAGAAGTCGAATTGCTTATCGGTGATCCAACCAAGGCTTATAACCAGCTTGGCTGGCGCCATGAAACCTCGGTTCGTGATCTGTGTAGGGAGATGGTCCGAAACGACCTCATCCTGATGCGCGATGCACCGATCGGCAAGGGTGCCTGACCAGCCTTCTTCTGAATTCCCCGACGGCATCGGTCCCGTCGGGGGAATTACTCGTGCTGATGCCGAAAGGGAAAGTTTTAGACGATGTGGGATTTTACGGGTAAACGCGTGTGGGTCGCTGGACATCGTGGCATGCTCGGTGGAGCGATTTCCCGTCGGCTGGCGTCAGAACAATGCGACGTGGTCACAGTCGCTCGCGATGAACTTGACCTGATGGATCAGCGCGCTGTTCGCCAATGGCTGGCGACTGCTAAGATCGACGGTATCTTTGTTGCCGCCGCCAAGGTCGGTGGCATTCTGGCAAACGCCACCTATCCAGTCGATTTCCTTTATAACAATCTAATGATCGAAGCAAATATCATCGAAGCAGCCCATCGTGCCGATGTAAATCGCCTTTGCTTCCTTGGTTCATCTTGCATTTACCCGAAGTTCGCGGAACAACCTATCGTTGAAGAAAGCCTCCTCACCGGTTCGCTCGAACCTACAAACGAAGCTTATGCGATCGCTAAAATCGCCGGAATCAAGCTGGCCGAAGCCTATCGCAAGCAATATGCTCGCGACTATATTTCAGCTATGCCTACTAATCTATACGGTCCCGGCGATAATTTCGATCTTAATTCCAGTCACGTTCTTCCTGCGCTGATCAGAAAGGCTCATGAGGCGAAGACAAATCGTGATGCTAAAATGATGATATGGGGAACTGGGTCACCCATGAGAGAATTCATGTTTGTCGATGACTGCGCCGACGCATGTATCTTTCTAATGAAAAATTATTCTGCTAATATGCACATTAACGTCGGATCTGGTGAAGATATAACAATCTACGACGTTGCACGACTGGTCTGCAACGTCGTTGGGTTCACCGGTGAAATCGAGCGCGACATCACGAAGCCTGATGGTACCCCCCGGAAGTTGATGTCAGCGGAAAAACTGCGTGCCATGGGTTGGGCGCCAAAAGTAGATTTGTCTACCGGCGTCGCTGCCACATACGAGTGGTTCCTAGCCAATAAGCTCTGACGATATGCGAATCCTTTTTTTCGGACTCAACTTTGAACCGGAACCTATTGGTATAGGTCCCTATTCGACCGGCCTGTGTCGAGGTTTGGAGGAGCGTGGCCACAGTGTAACCGCGATTACCGGGAAGCCTTATTATCCAAACTGGAGAAAACCCGAAGGCACCTCAGCTGGGTGGACCCGGGACACGATAGCAGAGATCAATATCATACGTTGTCCGCTTTATGTCCCAGAGAACCCGTCTGGCAAATCACGCTTGCTCCATCATGCGTCTTTCGCTATTTCGGCGAGCGCGCCGATGGTAGCAATGGCCCGCCGCTTTCAACCCGATCTGGTATTTTCGGTGGCCCCCTCGCTCGCCTCAGCACCAGTTGGCCGGTTGGCCGCGAAAATCGCCGGCGCCATGAGTTGGCTGCATGTCCAAGATTTTGAGGTAGAGGCGGCGTTCAAGACCGGTCTGCTCGACCCTACATCTGGTGTTGGCGGGGCTGTGCGTAAGGTAGAACGACGCCTGCTTGATGGGTTCGACGTATATAGCAGCATCAGTCGCGAGATGTGTGATCGATTAGCTCAGAGCGGTGTCGCGCCAGATCGCATCGTCGAATTTCGTAATTGGGCAAATGTGCTGCCTACAGTATCAAATAATACTCTTCGCAACGCATGGAACGTTACGACTCCGCATGTAGCATTATACTCCGGAAATATTGCCAATAAGCAAGGTGTAGAAATCATTGTCGAAGCCGCTAAAAGACTGCGCGAACGACGCGACTTGACGTTCATTGTCTGTGGAAATGGCCCATATCGTGCAAATCTGATTGCTCTGGCTGAAGGATTGCCCAATATCCAATTTCATGACCTGCAGCCGACGGAACGCCTCCACGAACTTCTCGCGCTGGCTACCGTCCATCTGCTTCCGCAGAAAGCAGAGGCCGTCGGTCTTGTGCTACCCTCGAAACTGACCAATATGCTTGCTTCAGGCCGTCCAGTAGTGGTGACGGCACCGCAGGACTCCAGCCTTGCGCACGAAGTGGAAGGGTGTGGTATTGCGACACCACCCGGAGATGGGGCTTCATTTGCGACAGCCATTTCGACAATTATAGATGATCATCAGATGTGTAAGGATATGGGCGCTCGCGCGATAAAGCGCGTCCGAGAACGCTGGCATCGCGAAACCATCCTGGATCGGGTCGAACATGAAATGGAAGTCCGGCTTGAAGCCCGCCGGGCATCCAGAATCGAATGTCTCCTTGAGCCGTGACCCAAGGTAGCACAACTACCCAACTTCTGTTCACTGGCTGCATTTATCTTCTCGGCGCAGTTTTATAAGAAGATTATGGATGTCCAGAACATTGACCCGTTCCAGTGTGTCGTTTTTGTTCTTTTGCCTATTCCTTGGCCTTTGTGCCATTGGTGGAGGATCGTCTTGGCCCCAGTCTGCATCCCTACTCTATCTTCGTCCGGCCGCAATTATTGCAGCATGTGTCCCGATCGCGATCAGGACCGTGCGCTGGGACGAAGTGCGGCCCGTTCTTCTTTCTTTGATCGCAGCTGCCATTGTAACAGCACTTCAACTGGTTCCCCTTCCTCCCGGAATCTGGCAAGCTCTTCCTGGTCATGCGCCATATAGTGCGGCAGGTGTTCTGATCGGACAGCCTAATATCTGGCGGCCTATCTCAGTTAGCCCGGACCAAACTTGGAATGCCTTGATTGCGTTAGGAGTTCCTCTGTCCGCAGTCATTGGCTTTGCAGGAATTAGGGTTTCTGAGCAAAATCGACTTGTTCCAGCTTTAATTCTTATTTCTTTGGCAAGCGGATTCCTAGGAGTCCTGCAGATCATTGGCGGCGAGCAGAGCATTGCTTACTTTCATGCCCATGCCTCGCGCGATTTGCCGGTAGGCCTATTCACCAACCACAATCATCAGGCACTGATGCTGGTTCTAACGTTTCCTTTACTCGGGACGTGGGCCACGATCTCATCACTAGGTGGGCATCGCTCCACGACAAGGCGACTAATGATCGCCGGTGGACTTGTACCGATTATCCTCCCGCTGATTCTGATTACGGGATCGCGCGCCGGCAGCGCCCTTGCGCTACCGGCCTTGATACTTGGAATACTCCTATCGCCGATGCGACTGTCATGGCGTGACAGACGCGCCTGGATAGTAATATTGGGCTCGATCGTCGTTGTTAGCTTGCTGATAATAGTAACAGTGGTTTCCGGTCGCGCCGTAGCGCTTGCTCGTCTCGCGGGTATGGTGGGTTCAGAATCCGATCTTCGATTACGAGCGCTGCCGACAATACTCACGATCACCCGCGATTTTTTTCCATTTGGCTTCGGCCTTGGCGCGTTCGATCCGGTCTTTCGTCAGTATGAGCCCGACGTACTGCTCAAACTAACCTTCTACAATCACGCCCATAGCGATCCGCTGGAGGTATTGATGGCAGGAGGTATCGCAGCTTTCGCCGTCCTTATCGTTTTTTTCGCATGGTGGGTCCGCACAGCTTGGCTGCTGGTGGCGGCCTCTGAGGGCCAATCTGACGTGGCATACGGCCGGCTCGGGGTTGCGACCACCACGTTGCTGATGATCGCTAGCGTGATCGACTATCCGTTACGTACACCGCTCTTGGGCGTCGTTATGGTGATTGGACTGGGATGGATGGCTCGGTGGCGCTCAATCTCCGATCGTCAGCCGCCCCGTTAACGTTGCCACCTTCCGGGCCTTACGCTAACACGCTTCAGGATAGACGCCCCTTAATGTGTAGCTTGGATTGTGCCCCTCATGAGAATCAGGATGCTTTCTGCGATCGTGGGATCGCTGATCCTGTCCGCCTGTTCCAGTGGAGATCGCTTGGTCGGAAGGCCAGGGATGCAGGTTTTGCAGCAGACTGCACTTCCTGAACCGACGCGCCAAGATTTGATCCTTGAGCGTCGCGCGTACGTTATCGGACCTCTCGATAAACTAACCGTTGATGTCTATGGTGTGGAGGAGCTTACGCGCAGCGTTCAGGTTGATGCTAGCGGCGAGATCGCTTTGCCGCTCATCGGCACGGTCACTGCAGCCGGCAAGACGCCTCTTGAATTGGCCGACATGGTCAGCGCAAAGCTTAAGGCACGCTATGTTCGCAACCCTCAGGTCACTGTCAGCGTAGACACCGGTGCCCAGACGGTCGCAATTGACGGTCAGGTCAACACGCCTGGGTTGTATCCTGTAGTCGGCCGCATGACTTTGATGCGAGCGATAGCCTCAGCCAAAGGATTGGCGGATTTTGCGCAGCCATCTTACGTCGTCGTCTATAGGCGTGTAAACAATCAGGAGATGGCAGCTCTTTACGATTTGCGAGCAATTCGGAATGGAGCCTATGCTGACCCTGACATATTTGCCAATGATATCGTCTATGTCGGTGAGGACAGCAAACGCAGGGTGTTCGAAAAGGTAATATCAAGCGGTGTTCTTCTTGCTGCCCCACTGGTTACCCTTATCAGATAATCTAGTTCGTCGCAGACGCAACGCCGGCAAAGGCACTATATGATACCTATTCCATCACAACGCGCCGAACCGGCAATGACACCTGATATGACGCTGCGCGGACCCGAGTTCGACGCATCGGCGATCCGCAACGGTGCGGTTTCTATCATCACAATGGTGATATCGACAATTCGCCGGCGGAGATGGGTGATCTTGGGTGCAATCGGCGGCTCGATCCTCCTTGGCATCTTGCTTACAATCCTGATGACTCCACGGTTTACGGCGTCTGCGACGCTAGAAATTCAGCGTGAAACTGGATCATTCGTCAACGTACAAGGTGTACAACAAAAGGATAGTGCGGTCGATCAGGAGTTCTACAATACTCAGTATGGACTACTTCAGTCCCAGACTCTTGCGGAGCGAGTTGCGGCCGATCTTGGTTTGTCGGAATCACCCGATTTTTTCAGAACCGTATCAATTAAATCTAATCAATGGTTTGATAGCGCAGGTCGACCATTGCCGGCGATGCGTCGTGCGCGCGTCAAGGCTGCGGGGTCGGCTCTACTCAAGAGTTTCGCCGTTTCTCCTCTGAGGCTGTCGCGACTTGTCACAATTTCTTTCACCTATCCCGATCCCGCAATGGCGAAGCGGGTAATCGATACCTGGTCTTCGGATTTCGTGAAGCTGACGCTCGAGCGCCGTTTCGAAATGACGTCTTATGCACGCCAGTTTCTTGAAGGACGGATTAAGCAATTGCGTCAGCGCATCGATCAAGGTCAGCGCGACCTCGTGGACTATGCATCGCGTGAGGGAATCATCAATGTTCCGGTTACCTCGAATAGCGGTGGAAATAACGGCAGCGTGTCCGTGACCGAGAGGTCGCTGGTAGCTGGCAACCTGACTATGCTGAACGACGAGTTAAATAAGGCTATAGCACAACGCGTCGAAGCAGAAAGTCGCCTAAACGCACCTGGTGGATCGGTTCAGGAAGCCCTTCAGAACGGCGCAATCTCCACCCTGCGTCAGCGGCGGACGGAACTGTCTGCCGAGTACGCACGGCTGATGGTTCAATTCGAGCCCAATTATCCCCCGGCAATGGCAGTACGCCGGCAGATCGAGCAATTGGATGCCGCGATCACGCGGGAGGAAAATCGTGTAGGTTCGTCACTCGAACAGGAATACAAGGCAGCTGCGAGGCGTGAGCAGGACCTCAAAGCGCAAGTCGCACAACTCAAGACTGATTTTCTCGATCAAAGACGTCGCGGGGTTGAATACAACGTCATTCAACGTGATTTAGATACCAATCAGCAACTCTATGACGGTCTATTGCAACGGTATAAGGAAATTGGTATTGCTGGAGGGGTAGGAGCAAACAATATCGTTGTAGTTGACCCTGCATCGGTACCACAAAGTCCCTCCAGTCCCAACCTTCTTCTTAATTTATTGGCCGCTACTTTATTAGGTGTTATCCTTGGTGGTGGCTTAGCTTTTGTATTGGAGCAGATCGACCAAGGTTTATCGGATCCAGGCGAAGTGAATGCCTACTTCGGAATCCCGCTTCTCGGGGCCATCCCGAAGGTTGAAACCAACGCTCTGGAGGCTTTGAGCGACAGGAAATCGTCCTTGTCGGAAGCCTATTTGTCGCTTCAGACTAATTTGGCGTTCTCCACCAGTCATGGCGTTCCGCGCAGCCTCGCCGTCACAAGCAGCCGTCCTGCAGAGGGCAAAAGCACTACGGCGAACGCCCTTGCGCGTTCGCTTGCCCGTTCGGTCGGCCGGGTTCTTTTGATCGACGCCGACATGCGCTCGCCTTCAGTCCACCATCAACTCGGCATCGAAAACCGACGTGGTCTTAGCAACTATCTGTCGGGTGACGATGACGTAACCAGCATGATCTATAACACTGTCTATCCTGGCATGGATGTCATCACAGCTGGTCCCCATCCGCCCAGCGCACCCGACCTTCTTACCGGAAGCAGATTGGATAATCTTATTAACCAACTTCTTGAAATCTATCAGTGTGTGGTTTTTGATATTCCGCCAGTAATGGGCTTGGCGGATGCCCCCCTCATCAGTAGCCGTGTCGAAGGTATAATCTTCGTGATTGAGGCGCACTCGACGCAGAAGGCTATGGCCAGGGTTGCGCTTCAGCGTCTGGCGGCCGCACATGCGACGATCAAGGGTGCCGTGCTCACCAAGTTCAATTCGAAACGCGCGCACTATGGCTATGGCTATGACTATGGCTATGGCTATGGCTATGGTCAGGAGGACAAAGCGCCTGACGCGTAACGAACCAGGACAGATGATGACATCACGAAGAGTACGATCGATTGATCCCATACGGGTTGTCTTGGTCGTGATCGGCGGTCTGGCACTGTGCTGGCTGTCAATCGCAGTTACGATGTCGAACGTTGCCACTGGGGCGTCGCCGCTGCTGGCACTCCGCGTGTGGCCTTGGTCGTCGAGCGCCGCGTCGGCGCTCGCCGAACAGGATATTGTAACTGCTACGGCGCGTTCGCAGGAGGAAGCTCGATACTACGCCAGTGATGCGCTGGCTCGTTCACCGGTCGATGCGCGAGCAGCAAGAGTATTGGGATTGTTCGACGCACTTCGTGCCCGTAACCGCGCTGCACAATTCGCTTTTTACTATGCTCAGCGGCTGTCTCGGCGTGATCTTCCAACTCAAATGTGGCTTATCGAGCAATCGGTAGATCAGAATGATATTCCGTCGGCACTAAGCCATTATCATATAGCCATGCGAACTTCGCAGACATCTCGGGCTATTTTGATTCCCGTGCTGGCCGATGCCGCAGAGAACCCTGCAGTTGCGAAGCCGCTCGCACAGCTGTTACGCCAGCGGCCAAATTGGTGGCTTGATTTCTACGACTCGGCTGTTCCGAAGATATCATCGCCTATATCGCTTGCTCTCATAGTTTCCGCACTACATTTCAATCCTGCCGATCCACTCGAAGGTGCTCGACTTCGACAAGGTATGCAGCGCCTTGTCGCGCTCGACGCGGTGGATGCGGCATATCATATTTACCGAAAAGCGTTCGTGGCTCAAAATCAGGCAGCAGTATTAATTCGAAATGGTGGTTTCGAAAGCGGAGTGGGGCTTCCGCCATTTGACTGGCAGTTTTCCGACAGTCCTGATCATCAAGGTATTATAGAACCCCGCGACGGCAGCCATGGATCAGCTGCACTCTCTATTGCCGGTACATCATCGGGTGAAGTCGCACGGGAGCTACTCATGTTACCTCCCGGACAGTACAAGCTGTCATTCTTGATTGGTGCAGTGCGCGGTGATGCCACGCAACATCCCGACGCCATGATCGTTTGCTTGAGAGGCGCCGAAATTCTGGCATTTCGATTTCCGGCCACGCCCACACCTCAGGTTATCACCAAGACCCTCGGCATTCCTGACAAAGCGTGTCGTACACAATGGCTTATAATCTCCAGCAATGGTAGCAGCGAAGTATCAGACCCGCCCTGGATCGACGACATTACAATTCGTGCTGTCGGCAGGTCAGTAGGGCGGTCGTGAATCCTAAGCCAATGCCTATAGCGAAAAACTCGAAATTATGACGAAAGTCTTCAAACAATCGATTGTCTATCCCGCTCTGGGTGGCATCTGCGACCTAGGCTTCGTGCGCATCGGCGGTCCTGGTCTAGCAAATATGCTACTGTCTTGGGCTAGAGCGCTCGTTGCGGCCGATAGGCTTGGCTTGGTAATGATCGAACCTGGTTGGCTGTCGATCAAGATCGGCCCACTGATCAGGCGTGAAAAAGACCGCCGAAGCTATGCTGGTTTGTTCCGGCGCGACGGGCATGCGATAACTGGGATAGCTAAATTGGCTGCTCTACTTCGGCCATATGCAACAGTCGAAAAATTCGCCGATCCCACATTCCTTATGCCGCCCAAAAAACCAACGCGGTTTGAGCCTCTCCCTCACGTCATTGCACCTGATTATTTCAATGGCCTGTTTGACTATCACGATTTAATAACGTCGCGTTTAATTGAAATTATCGCAACGCAGCATTTACGACAAATTCTCGCAACTGAACCTGCCGACGTCGCGGTTCATGTTCGACTAGGCGACTTCTCGGAGGCGGCGCCTGGCGCGCCGATCACAGCCAACACTAGATTGCCGTTGTCTTGGTTTGCTGATCGCATTGCCAAAATGCGTAGTAGCCTTCCCTCTTCAATTACGGTCAAGGTCTTCAGCGACGGAACCCCCGATCAATTGAGCGCGCTTCTCGAAATTGATGGCGTAAGCCTGAGCGATGGCCAGAATGCCATAGTCGATATGTTCAGCATGGCGCGAAGCCGCATGCTGATCGCATCGGCATCGACATACAGCATGTGGGCCTCTTTTCTTGGCAAGATGCCCTCACTGTGGCACCCAAATGGCGGGCTTATTCAAGCCTTCCCTTCATCGGATTGGATTCAAGTCGAAAGCGCTTTTGGATCTGAACTGCCCGCTACGTTTATCGGCGGGTTTAGAGCCGGGCAGCCGTCGCATCTGGATGCACTTCTCCAAGCGCGTGGTGGTATGCTCCCATGAAGGTTTTGAGCATAAATATCCGCGCCACCCAAGGGGGGGCGGGCCGCGTAGGCTATGATTTGCACCGCCGTCTGATCGCGGCCGGCATCGATAGTCGCATTCTTTATGGTTACGCTTCTGGCATTCGGCCCGACCCCGCAGTCGCCGACGATCCGTCGATCGTGATGATAGGGTCTCGCGGAGTGGTCCTGACCAACTACGCAGCCCATATAATGATCGGGCAAGAGATTCTGACACCGTCTCGACGCATCCTGCACGAGGAGATCGCGCGAGCCGACATAGTACATCTGCACGCTCCGCATCACTGGTATCTACACTGGCATGGTTTCACCGCGGAAATAGCAGCCATGGGCAAACCGCTGATAATCACAGCGCATGACTGGTGGCTTGTGTCAGGCCGCTGTGGATTCGTCCGAGACTGCTCAGGCTGGACCAGGGCTTGCGGCGAATGTGGCAAGCGCCGCTTCGAGGATCTGCCGGCGCTGGTGGATCGCTCGGCAATCGTCCGCCGCAATCGTCAACGGGACCTTCGTCGCATCACCACGCCTCTAGCCATCGTCTGCCCGTCTAAGCACCTGCAAACCGATCACCGCAGGATATATCCTGATTTGACAGTCGAATATATTCCCAATGCCCTCGATCTGGAATTCGAGGAAACGCTCGCTCTTACGGATCTCAAAAAGAGACGACATGGTCACGTTTTCTGTGCATCCGATTTGAATTCACCCGGAAAGATTGACTCCGCCTTGGTGCGCAAGCTTGCTGCTCGTAAGGGGCGGGATATCCGGCTCGTCGGCCGAAACAGTCCGTTTACCGATTTAAACGTCACACTTGAGGGTGAGGTTCGTAGTAGAAAGCAATTAGCTCAAATTTTTGCAAGTGCTCGCAGCTTACTTTTTACGTCACAAATGGATAACGCGCCATTAACAATCATTGAGGCGCTATCGACGGGTTGCTACGTCGTTGCCTATCCATCACCTGCAGCAGCCGAAATGTTGGCAATGGTAGGTGGTCGATGCGCTGCTTCTCCAAGTGAAGCCGAGACACTGGTTTTAGAATCTAGAGAGTCCGAACTATACGGGGGTATCTCTCCCGATAAACTTGCCGAACGCGCACGCCATCTGTTTTCTGGAAATCAATTACTCGAGCGATATTCCGCGTTATACACTAAACTCATCGTCGATGCGAAAGGTATGCTAAAGGCATGACCGCCGTCTTCAAACCAGAAGATATGGGCGCCGCTGTCGCGCCCAATCCTTTTGTTTCAATTGTAACGGTCGTTCGCAACGACGAGGAAGGTTTATTACAAACACGCCGTTCGATAAAAATACAAACTTGCCATGATTTCGAATGGATCATAATAGACGGCGCTTCAACTGATCGAACCGGCGAAATCGTAGCAAATTTGTTGAACTTAGGCGAGGCACGCGGCATTAGCGAACGTGATAACGGAATTTATGACGCCATGAACAAAGGCTTGGTCATGGCACGTGGGGCATATGTGCTCTTTTTGAATGCGGGCGATGTCATGCACTCCAACCGGGCGCTTGCAGACGCGCGCGCTCGTATTATAGAATCTAACATAGATATCGCGTTTTTTGGCTCGATCATGATGACAGGTCGTAGATCAATCCCTCGACCTGCTAGAAATCCCCGTTATTTATGGCATGGCCAACCTGGATTACACCAGGCAACCTTCTTTAATCGGCGTCTACATCAACAAATCCTGTTCGACCCCACCTTTCGAGTTTGTGGCGATTATGATGTTCTTGCCAGATTCAAATCAAAATCGGCAATAATGCGCAGTTTTCCAGAAGTTTTTAGTATAAATAAGTTTGATAGTGTTTCTACGTCGGGCAAAATGAAAATCCGACTAATGAGAGAGGCGCTTTCTGTTCAAAGAAAAGTTTTAAAGCTTTCGCCTTTAGTCATTGGTGCAAGTGTTGTTATGCGAGGGTTCAATTCTCTCGTTTTAAAAATAATTACGAGGTATGACGATCGGATGAAAAAATGAGTAACTCATCAATTACTCGCAATAAAACACTTTCGTCGTCTTTTATTTATAAAGAAAATGCGCTTGTTTTTTTTCTTTCGGCTGTTGCCATAATCTTTCTTTACGCCAAGGTGGCTGCTTTCAACAGATATGCGATTACTATTGGTGGTATATTTTGCCCCATAGCATTTATATTATCGCTGAGGCGGTTCTTATTAAATCCATTTGTCATTATGTCTTCCGCTTTTTTTATTATTTGGCCATTGATCGTGATGGTCGGATGCACGGTCTTTCAATCCTCTCTTACTCCTGAATTTAATCAATTTATTGCATCGTATTCTCTTTGGGCAATATCCGTCTTATTAATATCAATGGCCTTCTTAACAAGAAAACCCATGGGCTTTTCTGAAACTTTTGTTATAAATATTATAATACTGTTTTTTGCTACACTTCAGTGGCTGGGAACTTCTATTTTTAATACTTATATTGGATATGATATTGTTCAGCCTTTGTTGGGGTCAGATCTATTTAATAGTTATCTTAACATTGAAGATATTGATAAGGCGAGAGCCATTGGTACCTACTATGAGCCGTCTATGTGTGGTCGCGTAATTGGTACGTTATGTCTGATAGATGTCATTAGAACCAAAAAAGTTGCTCGAAATTTACTTATTGTTTTAATAGGATTAGCTGCGACCAAGTCTCTTGGGTTAATAATCCTTGTTGCCGTCTTGGGCGTTGTTCTTTTGGGGAGAAATGTGAAGGAGCTCGTTTCGCTGGTGTTGGCTGGTCTTGTACTTTTCTCAATACAAGGGGCGCTAGTGTCGCAACGATTAGTGACGCAGGCAGGTGATCAATACTCATCTACGTACCGCAGAATAATAGCACCTATTGAAACCTTAGGGTTTGCCGCAATTCATTATCCTTTGGGTATTCCTATTGGAAGTGCTGAATTGTTAGCTGAAAGAACGGGCTACGCTGTAGAAACAGGCGAATCTAAGATAACTAATGGAACTTATGAATTTATTACTTATTTTGGCCTTTTAGGAATATTGGTGCTGGCGTCGGTTTTGTTTTCGAGCTTTACGCTCGTTGCATATGGTGAACGGGAGTATGCTGCGTGCATCTTATATATTGGAATGTCTACCGCTTTGTCAGGAAGCTTTTTATCTATTGAATCTTCACTGCTTACTTACTTTTTCATTTCGTCCTGCATCTCGGCACGCGAAATTCGCAAAACGAGGAACGACGTCTAGAGTTTGAGTTCATTGGTACTTTGAGGATTGGTAGTTTTCCTGATTCATTGACGCGCGGATCGGGAAGATGGAGACATGGCGCTGTTCTGGTTGGCGGATGAAGCGTAGCGGCGACCGACTCGCATTTACCGAAAACCAGCCCGGCGCGACAGGTAGATGATCGGCGCCTATTTCCGCGTTCCACCCTGCTGGTGGTGGTGCGGGCGAGGGGGCGCCAGCCGTCGGGAGCGCAAGCAGATCGCCTCTTCGGCCCCGAAGTATCCTGCGCTATGCGCATGCTTGGGCGCCGCCAGGGCCGCAGCCTCCAGCCGCTGATGGCGGAGGCGGTCAACGATGTGCTGCGCAAGCCCGGTGAAAGCCCGATTGGGGATTGGGTGAATTATATCCGCGCTATCAACCGATTGGCTGACGTGACCCAAGTCTTTCATCCAGCCGCAACTAGAGACCGGCTCTCGAAGACGGGCGCGTCGGTGACGGAGCTGTGCCATAGGCGCGGGATGTCGAGCGCGATCTACTGCGCGTGGAAAGCGAAGTTCGGCGGCCGGGAGGTGTCTGACGCGAAGCGGCTACGGGCGTTGGAAGAGGAAAACGCGCGGCTCAAGCGACAGTTCGCGGACATGATGCTCGACATCGCAGAATTGAAAGACCTGTCAAAAAATGGTGACGCCCGCCGGGGCGGATCCCACCAGCATGGGGTATCGCTCGTGCCGGCGGATGATGGCGACC includes these proteins:
- a CDS encoding GumC family protein encodes the protein MIPIPSQRAEPAMTPDMTLRGPEFDASAIRNGAVSIITMVISTIRRRRWVILGAIGGSILLGILLTILMTPRFTASATLEIQRETGSFVNVQGVQQKDSAVDQEFYNTQYGLLQSQTLAERVAADLGLSESPDFFRTVSIKSNQWFDSAGRPLPAMRRARVKAAGSALLKSFAVSPLRLSRLVTISFTYPDPAMAKRVIDTWSSDFVKLTLERRFEMTSYARQFLEGRIKQLRQRIDQGQRDLVDYASREGIINVPVTSNSGGNNGSVSVTERSLVAGNLTMLNDELNKAIAQRVEAESRLNAPGGSVQEALQNGAISTLRQRRTELSAEYARLMVQFEPNYPPAMAVRRQIEQLDAAITREENRVGSSLEQEYKAAARREQDLKAQVAQLKTDFLDQRRRGVEYNVIQRDLDTNQQLYDGLLQRYKEIGIAGGVGANNIVVVDPASVPQSPSSPNLLLNLLAATLLGVILGGGLAFVLEQIDQGLSDPGEVNAYFGIPLLGAIPKVETNALEALSDRKSSLSEAYLSLQTNLAFSTSHGVPRSLAVTSSRPAEGKSTTANALARSLARSVGRVLLIDADMRSPSVHHQLGIENRRGLSNYLSGDDDVTSMIYNTVYPGMDVITAGPHPPSAPDLLTGSRLDNLINQLLEIYQCVVFDIPPVMGLADAPLISSRVEGIIFVIEAHSTQKAMARVALQRLAAAHATIKGAVLTKFNSKRAHYGYGYDYGYGYGYGQEDKAPDA
- a CDS encoding glycosyltransferase family 2 protein, with translation MTAVFKPEDMGAAVAPNPFVSIVTVVRNDEEGLLQTRRSIKIQTCHDFEWIIIDGASTDRTGEIVANLLNLGEARGISERDNGIYDAMNKGLVMARGAYVLFLNAGDVMHSNRALADARARIIESNIDIAFFGSIMMTGRRSIPRPARNPRYLWHGQPGLHQATFFNRRLHQQILFDPTFRVCGDYDVLARFKSKSAIMRSFPEVFSINKFDSVSTSGKMKIRLMREALSVQRKVLKLSPLVIGASVVMRGFNSLVLKIITRYDDRMKK
- a CDS encoding glycosyltransferase; translated protein: MKVLSINIRATQGGAGRVGYDLHRRLIAAGIDSRILYGYASGIRPDPAVADDPSIVMIGSRGVVLTNYAAHIMIGQEILTPSRRILHEEIARADIVHLHAPHHWYLHWHGFTAEIAAMGKPLIITAHDWWLVSGRCGFVRDCSGWTRACGECGKRRFEDLPALVDRSAIVRRNRQRDLRRITTPLAIVCPSKHLQTDHRRIYPDLTVEYIPNALDLEFEETLALTDLKKRRHGHVFCASDLNSPGKIDSALVRKLAARKGRDIRLVGRNSPFTDLNVTLEGEVRSRKQLAQIFASARSLLFTSQMDNAPLTIIEALSTGCYVVAYPSPAAAEMLAMVGGRCAASPSEAETLVLESRESELYGGISPDKLAERARHLFSGNQLLERYSALYTKLIVDAKGMLKA